ATATAATCAtagtattttctctttttgtccTATCTctaaacaaaatatttcaaacaaaatgtgttttcttggGAATATTTTTAGGATCTTCATGTGTTCACAATATAGCTTTCTATAGCTTCTCATCAGTTTCTAAGGTATTTAAAGACGTCAAGGCTGTAATGTGATTGGTTAAAAAGGCACACATGATCCAAGTTTTCCAGTGGTAGAGCCATGGACCCTTGTCTCTCCCAATAATTAAACCATCTCTGGTTATGCAGACCGATCTGTGTATGACATCGAAGTACTGCGATACGATTCGAAAGAATGCGTAGCCATCTGCTATCTAATCGCTCCTGCGgtgctttgatgtcatacactgatTGGTCTGTGCATCACCActtcaagtcgaacacacctcaagtttggtgaactctgcGAATTCATATCACTTGAAGACGTGCACTTAATAGAAAATCAATAAGTCACAACACAACCTtttggctgaattaaaagaatggAATTTTGTGTATTAAAGTAGAgtagattgtatatttttactttctggatttaatcatgtttattttatgtttatgaaaAAGATGCCACAGTGTTTAACATCATATCACAATCATTGTAGTCTCCGACTCTGTAGAAATGTTGCATgctcaaagtctagtgtgaccgcgGCTTTAGTCGACAGTTCCTTCAGCTAAGAAAAGCAAGTTCCTTAATGGTTAAACAACAGGACTAGAAATGGATTTGATGAATTcttgatgtttttgtttgtccTCCTTTTAAACTTGACAAAGAAAAGAAAGTTTGATAAAAAATTATAGATATTTGAGATATTAGAGATTTGATAGAAATTGGTatgtcaacaaaaaaaattgatgatgaaaaatatcaaacatcaaaacaaaTATCAAACAAAATGAACTCTTGTAAGCTAAACTCTTCCCTGAGCAAAAACTTTAGCTCTTAATTTCCATcctattttattttcatgtcactgtgtaaatgatcaagattatataattaataaagttttaaaggtCCTGACCACATTACACATTGTTATTGCACATAATTATGTGTAAAATGTTTGTAAAAATGAACACTGTAAATTGTTACCAATGAACAGCCTTACCGATGGAACCCAACCAAACTTCTTCTCTGCAGTAGGAATGTGTTTGTTTCTCAGTTTTTCAAGAACTTCTTGAAGAGCTTCaatctgtaaaatattttttttaccttaatAATTTAACTGTTAATGCTGTAATTTAGCTGAATTATTTCCTGACAAAGAAAATATGTCTTACCAGTTCTTTCTCTTCCTGAGCCTTCATGTTATCTTCTGGCGAGCGGATCTCTAGAAAATCATCGCAACTAACTAGTAACAttaagacagagcaggttacggTTAGAAGGAAGATCCGATCTCTAACCATTGTGTCGAGTAGCAGGATTTGATTTGAGACAGATGTCTATTCTGACTGACTCTCTTCTAACAGAAGAAGGACCGTCTCAAGCATTTATATGCTCTCTGTTGCAGTCACACAACTCCATTCTAAATGCAGCAACATGAAATGCAGTGGATGACACAGGTCATGACCTCACAGCACCTCTAAAGGTAATGCAAACTATACGCTGTCTGTCTCCACAGTTGCTCCATCCACCGAAGAACGTCAGCATGATGATTCATACATCTGACCCATGAACCTCAAACATCAAACCATTCATGTACACCTAACCTCATCTTTGACTACAATTACCAACCATTTTTATTTCCGGAGACCATAGTTTCATTGCCGGAACTTCCATGACAAGAAATAGTCATTTTAGGGAATTGGGGCCAGTTGACcaaacaaatgtaaacatgATGATGAATAACTAAAAAATTAGATCAGGTGTAATTTGCAGGTGGGACACCACTTTTTGCTGAAGTCGATTTTGTCCCCACCACAGAAAGATTTTCAACACAAAGAAAAAGCATCTCCACTTTTTCAAAGACAAAATTACGCCAAAGGTTCATCATGACTTTAATACACAGAAGATTGTCTCTGCTTGGTTCCAAAACTGTTTGAAATTCTTtcctctgtggaacacaaaatgagaaatgtaaaataatgtccATGCTTCTCTTTTCCATACATTggaagtagaaaaaaacaaggATCATATAAGCAGACTGATTAGTGCACTAAATTCTTCagaattcataaacacaacagcTCTGAGTTAATTGCATTTGGATACGTGACGTGAGAGAAACACTGCTATTTGATGTCACTGATGTCAACTTTGCCGCAACGTCAAATTTGGGTCTGTTCCTCACAAACTTTCATTTTGCTTTTAAAGTGCTTTGAGCTTACATATTTTGAaagtcatttaattttatttggtTCTAAGATGAAACATGGAACAAAGAAGATTTTCTAATTATGTaagattcatttaaataaaggaTAATATAATTGAGAACAGAAATTGAACTGTGATGCACCagtattaaaaagtataaataattagttgatttatttGGATACAATTTAACAAAAATCAATTATTAAGCAAAAAAAGGTGTTTAAAACTGTCTCTTTACATTATCATGacaataaaatgaattataatTTGAGCTGTCAGGTTGGATTTTGTGGGTCATTTTCAAGTAATTGGTCTTTGCATGGTTGTGTCACATTGGTAAACAAAGAGAAGAACTTAAAATCATAAGAGAAAGTAACAGAGCCCTTAATTCAACATGTATCAACATTAAACTGGCTTTTTAGAGATGGCGAAAACTCCCAGACTTAAAAGGATTTAAAACTGACCCAAAGATGGCCTTTTTCTTGCTCGACTGGCATGATATAGCAATCTTTACGCCGATGGTCAGCGTTTCTTAACATTTGTAacgttatttattttaaaacaattgttttcaatgtcAAAACAGCAGTGGAAGGTACTGGCTCAAAAGACTTTATTTACGGATAATCGTTTCTTATTGTGTCTTTTCCTTTCTGAGGGTTGATGTCTTTAGTGACATTTCGCTTTGACGATTGCCTGAAACCACGAGCCTCAAACCATCTTATTGATTCGCACTGAAGAGGTGACCGAGGCAAAGCTCAACTGTAAATTTACTATAGCAATTTTCCCAGAGATTCTTTTAGGTATGTTTCCAACCACagttgtgaatttaacttaTGTGCAACATTGcaatatcgcataaaacatttgcgctAAAAACAATTACCATACCATGTACAAGAGCACACTACAGAGCGTGAAGATCCGAATTCTTAAGACTGATTGGTTCACGTCTGTGCAGTTGCATAGACAAATGGCATTTCAGCTGGTCTGAAGAAGACTGAAGCCTCGACACTCTTCTCGCCTCCTTCTCGCAGTTGAACGAGCCTCGCAGCCAAACGAAGAAACTTCAGCATGCAAGCTGATTCAGCGATTTCCCCTGTGGTCCTCCGGTAACTACTGAaaaatttcaaattttaaacGACATTGCGAAGTTGTTGCAAATGTCGTGCTGTGAGTGCGGCTCGTGCAGGGCTTACCTGCCCACTCTAGATGAGCACACGGAGTATGTCTCATGCTCTTCTGGACTCCAGCTGTCCAAACTGCGAGAAGCTAAGCCTCGCAACGCTGGGCACCAGGATCGCACTCTTCGGCGAACCGCCCACTTCCATATCTCCTTCGAACCTAGGCGAAAGAAGAAGCGGAGCCAGCAGGCTGATCAGCGAGGCGGAAGCAAGCTCACATCGTACCAATGCAGAACAACTTCAGCACTTGCCTCCAAAGTGTTTGCCGCTGACGGCTCACAGAGATTAAGGAAGCTGATAGGACAGCTTCTTCTGGACTTCCCCATCTCACCATCAGGCATGTCTGGCTCCGCGATGAACGGCTTTGTGGAACGCTACATCAAGGCACAGAAGTCATCACAGGCTATACGTCACTTCCTGCCTAGAAGAACCAGCTTGTCTGCTGCCTCCAGCCGCCCCTAGAGAGCACAGCCAACTTAACAGTGACTCAGGCCACTCTCAGTGGCTGTCCAGCCCCAGCTGCAAGTGGAGCCCGAAGTCAAGCCATTCCTTCGCCCGGCAAAACATTACGTTTCTGAAGTGACAGGGCCCCCACCCTAAGCTAGAGCTGAACCCCGTGCAGCCAAAACAGTCCTGATGCCTCAGGacagaggaggaaatggttATATCCCACCGAGGCTGGACCACCCTCAAAGTGTGCCCGTCTTCCGGTCCCCTCTTCAGTTCAGGGTCCTGGAGATGATGTAATTGCTGCCAGTTCTGGGCCCGCCCTAGAAGTTTGCACACCCAAACTCCTAATCTTTGTGATAGCATTTCTCCTCCTCTCAATACTATAACAGGCACCCGTTCCTGCCTCAGCACGAGACGCTGCCCATGGCACTCCACTCAGTAGTTTTGCTGGGCCTGCTACACATGCAACCACTCCAGCTCTGGTCAAAAGGCAGTGTCCTGCCTCATGCATGGCACACAGGCCGACTCACTCACAGGGTGACCAATGGCTATGTGGATGAACCTCCACTCAGTGAGGGTGGTTCACGTGCCGGGCTCCTCAAACATAGGAGCGGACATGCTGTCACATGGCATTCTTCTCCCGGGCTCCACCCCCGGGCGGTCGACATGATGTGGCGCACCTTTGGTCGGGCAGATGTGGATCTCTTCATGACGAAAGAGAATTCCCACTGCCAAACATTCTTCTCAAAGGAGATGGATGCGCTGGCCCAGAGATGGCCTCGCCTGCACCTCTACATGTTCCCTGTTTCCGGAGCTCATCAGTCGGGTCAATGAGGAGAAATGTTCAATTCTTCTGGTGGCATCACGCTGGCAGAACCAGCCTTGGTTCCCAGAACTAATCCAGCTGCTGTCAGCACCCCCATGGCCAATAACTCTGAGAAgagacctcctctctcaggtgCAGTGTGCAATTTGGCAGAACGATCTCAGAGGCCCATCCATGAGGTGCCTTTACACTCAGACCCTACTAAATACGAGATTGTAACAATTCTCACCTTTCAGCAAGAGCTGTTGGATACACTCAAAGTGTATGTGGCAGCCATCTTGGTGAACCATGCCCCGGTGTCATGCCAGGATCAATCCTCGCACCCTTGTTCAGTCCCGTCTTGGGTCCTCACCACAGTTCTTGGGGCACTCCGAGGCCCTCCCTTTGAGCCGCCCGAGAAGACCAACCTTCGGTTCCTCTCACTTAAGACTGTCCTCTTGCTGCCTCTAGCGCAGGGCTCTACAGTGCGAGCATTTCGCTCATTTTTTCGCCTGCAATTGCTTGAATGGTGGATgggttcattattattcttaatgaaaaaacacaaaaaaaaaaaaaatttgaaaaaaattgaaaaaaattgacatacttgcttaaatatgattttacatTTCACTTTGCAACCAAATCTTCATCCATCGTCATTCAGAGAAGTGAGGTGAAATCGGGCGCGTTcagtttttaactgtatttgttctctaactaaactaaattattttttataaaaaattaa
This genomic stretch from Megalobrama amblycephala isolate DHTTF-2021 linkage group LG2, ASM1881202v1, whole genome shotgun sequence harbors:
- the cart1 gene encoding cocaine- and amphetamine-regulated transcript protein, with the translated sequence MVRDRIFLLTVTCSVLMLLVSCDDFLEIRSPEDNMKAQEEKELIEALQEVLEKLRNKHIPTAEKKFGWVPSCDAGEQCAVRKGSRFGKLCSCPGGTTCSFSILKCL